Part of the Natrialbaceae archaeon AArc-T1-2 genome, ACGACGCCCGCGAGAGCTCGCGGGGCTTTGCCGAGGAGCTCGCTCGCGTACTGTGTGCGAACGGGTTCGACGTGTTGCTCTCCGACCGCGATCGACCGACGCCGTGTATCGCTCACGCGATCGTCGATCGGGACCTCGCGGGCGCGCTGATCGTCACCGCCTCGCACAACCCCCCCGAGTACAACGGCGTGAAGTTCGTACCGGAAGACGGTGCACCCGCGCTCCCGTCGGTGACCGACGCCATCGCCAACCGCCTCGCCGAGCCGGATCCGCTACCCGAATCCGAACACGGGAGCATTCGGGAAGTCGACTTCGCCAGCGCCCACGCCGAGGCCGCACTCGAGCGCGTCGACGCTGACCTCGACCTCGAGGGACTGACCGTGGCCTACGACGCCATGCACGGCAGCGGCCGCGGGACGACCGACGACCTGCTCGAGCGCGCCGGAGCCACGGTCGTCCGCCGACGCTGTGACCGCGACCCGACGTTTGGCGGCTCGCCACCGGAGCCGGCGGCCGAACATCTCGGGGAGTTGATCGAGACCGTCGAGTCGGGCGAGGCCGAACTGGGGATCGCGAACGACGGCGACGCCGATCGGCTCGCGGTCGTCACGCCCGAGCGGGGTCACCTCGACGAGAACCTGTTTTTCGCCGCGCTGTACGACTACCTGCTCGAGTCCGGGTCGGGACCGGCGGTCCGGACCGTCTCGACGACGTACCTGATCGATCGAGTAGCCGAGGCAGACGGCGAATCCGTCCGGGAGGTGCCGGTCGGGTTCAAGTGGGTCGCCGAAGCCATGGCCGAGACCGACGCACTCGTCGGCGGCGAGGAGTCCGGCGGGTTCACGGTCCGGGGACACGTCCGGGAGAAAGACGGCGTCTTGCTGGCGCTCGTGGCAGCGGCGATGCACGCCGACGAGCCGATCGACGACCGGGTCGACCGGCTACTCGAGACCCACGGAACCATCGTCCAGGACAAGACGAGCGTCCCCTGTCCCGACGCCGAGAAGGGACGCGCCCTCGAGGCCCTCGAAGACGAGATCCCCGACGCCGTCGCGGGGACGGCCGTCGAGGACGTGAACACGGC contains:
- a CDS encoding phosphoglucomutase/phosphomannomutase family protein, with protein sequence MEAITFGTDGWRATLEEFTTPRVRKVGQGVASYLHDEGIARPVAVGYDARESSRGFAEELARVLCANGFDVLLSDRDRPTPCIAHAIVDRDLAGALIVTASHNPPEYNGVKFVPEDGAPALPSVTDAIANRLAEPDPLPESEHGSIREVDFASAHAEAALERVDADLDLEGLTVAYDAMHGSGRGTTDDLLERAGATVVRRRCDRDPTFGGSPPEPAAEHLGELIETVESGEAELGIANDGDADRLAVVTPERGHLDENLFFAALYDYLLESGSGPAVRTVSTTYLIDRVAEADGESVREVPVGFKWVAEAMAETDALVGGEESGGFTVRGHVREKDGVLLALVAAAMHADEPIDDRVDRLLETHGTIVQDKTSVPCPDAEKGRALEALEDEIPDAVAGTAVEDVNTADGFKLLLADGSWLLVRPSGTEPVLRVYAEADDESRLAELLAAGKELVDPLV